The Pseudalkalibacillus hwajinpoensis DNA window ACGGAGGCATTTATGACCATGTTGGCTTTGGTTTTGCGCGTTACTCGGTTGATCAGGTATGGCTCGTTCCTCACTTTGAGAAGATGTTATATGATAATGCTATGCTCATTATGACCTATACAGAAGCTTATCAGGTAACTGGCAATGAGCGGTATAAGAAAGTGGCCAGTGACGTTCTTGAATACGTGAAGCGAGACATGACTGGTCCTGAAGGCGGTTTTTATTCAGCTGAGGATGCCGATTCTGAAGGTATTGAAGGAAAGTATTACATTTGGTCGGAGCAAGAAGTACTGGATCTTCTTGGAGAAGAACTAGGGAATATTTACAATCGTACGTTCGACATCACGAATAAAGGGAACTTTGAAGGAAAAAACATACCAAACTTGATCCATACAAATATGGAAAAGGTCGCTAAAGAGTTTAATATAACACCAGAAGAACTTAATCAGCGTCTTGAATGTGCAAGGCAGAAGCTATTTAAAGCACGTGAAAAACGAATTCATCCTTATAAGGATGATAAAATTTTAACGAGCTGGAACATGCTGATGATTGCAGCATTCGCCAAGGCAGGAAAAGTTTTTGGAGTAGATGCCTATATTGATGCTGCTAAGCACTCGTATGCCTTTGTTGAAGAGAATCTGGTTGTTAACAATCGGTTAATGGCACGATACAGAGACGGCGAGGTAAAGTTTAAAGCGTATCATGACGATTACGCGTATGGATTATGGGCGTTAAATGAATTATATGAAGCAACGGATAATCCGGATTTTCTATTGAAAGCCAAAAAGCTTGCAGATGATATGCATCATTTATTCTGGGACGTGGCGAGCGGTGGGTTTTTCCTTTATGGCCATGATGCAGATAAGCTTATTGCACGTCCGAAAGATGTTGGTGATGGTGCGCTACCTTCAGGTAATAGTGTTGCGGCCTTGCAGCTCCTGAGACTTTCTAAAATGACAGGAAAAACATCGTATGAAGAGTGGGTGAGCCGGATGTTTACCGCCTTCTCAGGTGATGCTTCCTCTTATGCAAGTGGACATGCCTACTTCTTAATGAGTAAGCTCTTTACTGTTTCAGCTCCAAAAGAAATTGTAGTGATCGGAGATGAAACTGATGAAGCGAGGGAGAAGATAAAACTTTATTTACAACGTTCCTTCTTACCTGAGCTAACGGTTATTACAACAGATGATCCAGCAACTCTTAACGAAGTTGCCCCCTTTGCAGCCGTCTTTGAAAAGTCGGAAGAAACGACTGTATATGTGTGTGAAAACTTTAGCTGTAGCATGCCCACGACAGATGTTGAGCAGGTCATTAAGCAGTTATAAGATGTGAAGCTACCGGGAAAACCCGGTAGCTTTTTATTGAAGAGAGGTGAATAAGTGACTGATATTCTAGAAATCTTGAATGATATTGAAGTACAGAGCAATGTAAAGGTCTTATATGCATGCGAAGCAGGGAGCAGGGCATTTGGGTATGAAACGGAGGAAAGTGATCATGACGTTCGCTTTATTTATGTTCATCCTCGAGATTGGTATTTAACTGTTTTTCCCCGAGGTGATGTACTGGAGGTAAAAGATGGAAATATTGAGGTTCATGGATGGGATCTTCAAAAGACGCTACAGCTGTTAGCAAAATCAAACCCATCTCTTCTTGAATGGCTAGCATCACCCATCATTTATAAAGAAGAAAATATAAAGGAAATAAGGGATCTAGGAAACCGGTACTTTTCGTTAAAAGCGCTGTTATTTCATTATGTGAAAATGGGACAAACCAACTT harbors:
- a CDS encoding thioredoxin domain-containing protein; protein product: MERESFEDKETAQLLNDRFVAIKVDREERPDIDSIYMKVCQGLTGQGGWPLNVFLTPEQKPFYAGTYFPKESRYNIPGFKDAILQLYQQYKENPERITGIGDKITASLQERMKAEGGELGEEPLHKAFQQMQNTFDTIYGGFGQSPKFPSPHMLMYLLRYYRTYENDLALTMVTRTLDGMANGGIYDHVGFGFARYSVDQVWLVPHFEKMLYDNAMLIMTYTEAYQVTGNERYKKVASDVLEYVKRDMTGPEGGFYSAEDADSEGIEGKYYIWSEQEVLDLLGEELGNIYNRTFDITNKGNFEGKNIPNLIHTNMEKVAKEFNITPEELNQRLECARQKLFKAREKRIHPYKDDKILTSWNMLMIAAFAKAGKVFGVDAYIDAAKHSYAFVEENLVVNNRLMARYRDGEVKFKAYHDDYAYGLWALNELYEATDNPDFLLKAKKLADDMHHLFWDVASGGFFLYGHDADKLIARPKDVGDGALPSGNSVAALQLLRLSKMTGKTSYEEWVSRMFTAFSGDASSYASGHAYFLMSKLFTVSAPKEIVVIGDETDEAREKIKLYLQRSFLPELTVITTDDPATLNEVAPFAAVFEKSEETTVYVCENFSCSMPTTDVEQVIKQL
- a CDS encoding DNA polymerase beta superfamily protein, with amino-acid sequence MTDILEILNDIEVQSNVKVLYACEAGSRAFGYETEESDHDVRFIYVHPRDWYLTVFPRGDVLEVKDGNIEVHGWDLQKTLQLLAKSNPSLLEWLASPIIYKEENIKEIRDLGNRYFSLKALLFHYVKMGQTNLREYKKYSNQKFLIYALKSILIGKWVVQTNSMPAHSLKTMLQSLEINNFLRENCVKLLSREVIKDSTLLETLLETELFQLENTAHNIQVKSSVNHDEIDGVFRSILSR